One genomic window of Streptomonospora nanhaiensis includes the following:
- the trmD gene encoding tRNA (guanosine(37)-N1)-methyltransferase TrmD, which produces MRIDIITIFPDYFAPLELSLIGKARAAGILDIRLHDLRSWTHDRHNTVDDTPYGGGPGMVMKPEPWGEALDAVIGAGRATPDQGSSPDTPDGTPGPGAVPRLVVPTPSGTPFTQERARRLSEEPWLVFACGRYEGIDSRVAADAARRMPVEEVSIGDYVLAGGESATLVIVETVSRLLPGVLGNAESAVQDSFATGAMENLLEGPVYTKPAHWRGLEVPPVLLSGDHGAVDRWRRHEALRKTARNRPELLRALAEAGMAGLDRRDRELVRELLAQTAAEQGREGAGREATLQTGAEPMAD; this is translated from the coding sequence ATGCGCATCGACATCATCACCATCTTCCCCGACTACTTCGCGCCGCTGGAGCTGTCGCTCATCGGCAAGGCGCGGGCGGCCGGCATCCTCGACATCCGCCTCCACGACCTGCGGAGCTGGACCCACGACCGGCACAACACCGTCGACGACACCCCCTACGGGGGCGGCCCCGGCATGGTCATGAAGCCCGAGCCGTGGGGCGAGGCGCTGGACGCGGTCATCGGGGCGGGGCGGGCCACCCCCGACCAGGGCTCCTCCCCCGACACCCCTGACGGCACGCCCGGTCCCGGCGCGGTGCCGCGGCTGGTGGTGCCCACCCCCAGCGGCACCCCGTTCACCCAGGAGCGCGCCCGGCGGCTGTCCGAGGAGCCGTGGCTGGTGTTCGCCTGCGGCCGCTACGAGGGCATCGACTCCCGGGTGGCGGCCGACGCGGCGCGGCGCATGCCGGTCGAGGAGGTCAGCATCGGCGACTACGTGCTCGCCGGCGGGGAGTCGGCGACGCTGGTCATCGTGGAGACGGTCTCGCGGCTGCTGCCGGGGGTGCTGGGCAACGCCGAGTCGGCGGTGCAGGACTCCTTCGCCACCGGCGCCATGGAGAACCTCCTGGAGGGGCCGGTCTACACCAAGCCGGCGCACTGGCGCGGTCTGGAGGTCCCGCCGGTGCTGCTGTCGGGCGACCACGGCGCGGTGGACCGGTGGCGGCGGCACGAGGCGCTGCGCAAGACCGCGCGCAACCGGCCCGAGCTGCTGCGCGCGCTGGCCGAGGCCGGGATGGCCGGCCTGGACCGCCGGGACCGGGAGCTGGTGCGGGAACTTCTGGCCCAGACCGCCGCCGAGCAGGGGCGGGAGGGCGCCGGCCGGGAGGCGACGTTGCAGACCGGTGCCGAACCTATGGCAGACTAG
- the ffh gene encoding signal recognition particle protein, with translation MFETLSDRLTSVFSSLRGKGRLSEEDINATAREIRLALLEADVALPVVRSFIAQVKERAQGAEVSKALNPAQQVIKIVNEELVEILGGETREIRFAKTPPTVIMLAGLQGAGKTTLAGKLGRWLAAERNTPLLVAADLQRPNAVTQLQVVGERAGVPVFAPEPGNGVGDPVAVARASIEQARRNNHNVVVIDTAGRLGVDSEMMRQAADIRDAVQPDEILFVVDAMIGQDAVNTAQAFLDGVGYDAVALTKLDGDARGGAALSIRHITGRPIMFASTGEKLEDFDLFHPDRMASRILDMGDVLTLIEQAQRTFEEEEVAKMASTLASDDDFTLDDFLQQMAMVRRLGPISNLLGMMPGMGQMRDQIGNVDEKDLDRIAAIIQSMTPEERRTPKIINGSRRLRIANGSGTQVSDVNGLVTRFFEAQKMMRQMKNGGGMPGMPGMPGMPGALPGGRKKGKAQAKKGKKGKQRSGNPLKAKQQEAERAAERQRRREEGGDQPQMPQLPPGLGGGQLPPGLGGGMPDLSNFKLPRK, from the coding sequence GTGTTCGAGACGCTATCCGACCGGCTGACATCGGTCTTCTCCTCGCTGCGCGGCAAGGGGCGGTTGTCCGAGGAGGACATCAACGCGACCGCGCGGGAGATCCGTCTCGCGCTGCTGGAGGCCGACGTCGCGCTTCCGGTCGTCCGCTCCTTCATCGCCCAGGTCAAGGAGCGCGCGCAGGGCGCCGAGGTCTCCAAGGCGCTCAACCCCGCTCAGCAGGTCATCAAGATCGTCAACGAGGAGCTTGTCGAGATCCTCGGCGGCGAGACCCGCGAGATCCGGTTCGCCAAGACCCCTCCGACGGTCATCATGCTCGCCGGCCTCCAGGGCGCCGGCAAGACCACCCTGGCGGGCAAGCTGGGCCGGTGGCTGGCCGCCGAGCGCAACACCCCGCTGCTGGTGGCCGCCGACCTCCAGCGCCCCAACGCCGTCACCCAGTTGCAGGTGGTGGGCGAGCGCGCCGGGGTCCCGGTGTTCGCGCCCGAGCCCGGCAACGGCGTGGGCGACCCCGTGGCGGTGGCGCGCGCCTCGATCGAGCAGGCCCGCCGCAACAACCACAACGTCGTCGTCATCGACACCGCCGGCCGCCTCGGCGTCGACAGCGAGATGATGCGGCAGGCGGCCGACATCCGCGACGCCGTCCAGCCCGACGAGATCCTGTTCGTCGTCGACGCCATGATCGGCCAGGACGCGGTCAACACCGCCCAGGCGTTCCTCGACGGCGTCGGCTACGACGCGGTGGCGCTGACCAAGCTCGACGGCGACGCCCGCGGCGGTGCGGCGCTGTCGATCCGGCACATCACCGGCCGGCCGATCATGTTCGCCTCCACCGGCGAGAAGCTGGAGGACTTCGACCTCTTCCACCCCGACCGGATGGCCTCGCGCATCCTGGACATGGGCGACGTGCTCACGCTCATCGAGCAGGCGCAGCGCACGTTCGAGGAGGAAGAGGTCGCCAAGATGGCCAGCACGCTGGCCTCCGACGACGACTTCACCCTCGACGACTTCCTCCAGCAGATGGCGATGGTCCGCCGGCTGGGGCCCATCAGCAACCTGCTCGGCATGATGCCCGGCATGGGGCAGATGCGCGACCAGATCGGCAACGTGGACGAGAAGGACCTCGACCGCATCGCCGCGATCATCCAGTCCATGACTCCCGAGGAGCGCCGCACCCCCAAGATCATCAACGGGTCGCGCCGGCTGCGCATCGCCAACGGCTCGGGCACCCAGGTCAGCGACGTCAACGGCCTGGTCACCCGCTTCTTCGAGGCGCAGAAGATGATGCGCCAGATGAAGAACGGCGGCGGCATGCCGGGAATGCCCGGGATGCCGGGCATGCCGGGGGCGCTGCCCGGCGGCCGCAAGAAGGGCAAGGCCCAGGCCAAGAAGGGCAAGAAGGGCAAGCAGCGCAGCGGCAACCCGCTCAAGGCCAAGCAACAGGAGGCCGAGCGCGCGGCCGAGCGGCAGCGCCGCCGCGAGGAGGGCGGCGACCAGCCGCAGATGCCGCAGCTCCCGCCGGGTCTCGGCGGCGGCCAGCTCCCGCCCGGCCTGGGCGGCGGCATGCCCGACCTCTCCAACTTCAAGCTGCCGCGCAAGTAG
- a CDS encoding tyrosine recombinase XerC: MTGGVPPEHERLLDELRRHLAVDRSENTVRAYLGDVRSLLSYLAEAGRAVAELDVAALRGWLARLHDQGAGRATMARRVAAARVFTDFLHRGGVLAQNPGPRISAPRAHRTLPRVLAEDEAAAALASEAADREEDAAPTALRRRAVVEVLYGTGIRVAELCALDLDDVDRERRTLRVFGKGGKERVVPVGAPALAAVERWLAEGRPRVATAASGPAVFLGVRGGRLGTRTARRDVHDHMAAAGTDIAPHGLRHSAATHLLNGGADLRSVQEILGHASLSSTQIYTHVSIERLTSTYNQAHPRA, from the coding sequence GTGACCGGTGGGGTTCCGCCCGAGCACGAGCGGCTTCTCGACGAACTGCGCCGCCACCTGGCGGTGGACCGCTCGGAGAACACGGTTCGCGCCTATCTCGGCGACGTCCGGTCGCTGCTGTCCTACCTCGCCGAGGCCGGCCGCGCCGTGGCGGAACTCGACGTCGCCGCGCTGCGCGGCTGGCTCGCCCGGCTGCACGACCAGGGTGCCGGCCGCGCCACCATGGCACGGCGGGTGGCCGCCGCCCGGGTCTTCACCGACTTCCTGCACCGCGGCGGTGTGCTCGCCCAGAACCCCGGGCCGCGGATCTCCGCGCCGCGCGCCCACCGCACGCTGCCCAGGGTCCTGGCCGAGGACGAGGCCGCCGCCGCGCTCGCGTCCGAGGCGGCCGACCGCGAGGAGGACGCCGCGCCGACCGCCCTGCGCCGGCGCGCCGTGGTGGAGGTGCTGTACGGGACCGGGATCCGGGTGGCCGAACTGTGCGCTTTGGACCTGGACGACGTCGACCGGGAGCGCCGCACGCTGCGGGTCTTCGGCAAGGGGGGCAAGGAGCGGGTGGTGCCCGTGGGCGCCCCGGCGCTGGCCGCCGTGGAGCGCTGGCTGGCGGAGGGCCGCCCCCGGGTGGCCACGGCCGCCAGCGGCCCGGCGGTGTTCCTCGGCGTGCGCGGCGGCCGCCTGGGCACCCGCACCGCCCGCCGCGACGTCCACGACCACATGGCGGCGGCCGGCACCGACATCGCCCCGCACGGCCTGCGGCACAGCGCGGCCACCCACCTGCTCAACGGCGGCGCCGACCTGCGCAGCGTGCAGGAGATCCTGGGGCACGCGTCGCTGTCCAGCACCCAGATCTACACCCATGTCTCGATCGAGCGGCTGACCAGCACCTACAACCAGGCCCACCCGCGCGCCTGA
- the rplS gene encoding 50S ribosomal protein L19, with protein sequence MHTAIQEIEKAQLRSDIPDFRPGDTLNVHVRVTEGNRSRVQVFKGVVIRRQGGASRETFTVRKISYGVGVERTFPVHTPVIEKIEVVSRGRVRRAKLYYLRNLRGKAARIRERREPVAN encoded by the coding sequence ATGCACACCGCTATTCAGGAAATTGAGAAGGCTCAACTGCGCTCGGACATTCCTGATTTCCGCCCGGGCGACACGCTGAACGTGCACGTGCGGGTCACCGAGGGCAACCGCTCCCGCGTCCAGGTCTTCAAGGGCGTCGTGATCCGGCGGCAGGGCGGCGCCAGCCGCGAGACCTTCACGGTCCGCAAGATCAGCTACGGCGTGGGTGTGGAGCGCACGTTCCCGGTCCACACGCCGGTGATCGAGAAGATCGAGGTCGTCTCCCGCGGCCGCGTCCGCCGCGCCAAGCTGTACTACCTGCGCAACCTGCGCGGCAAGGCCGCCCGCATCCGCGAGCGCCGCGAGCCCGTCGCGAACTGA
- the rpsP gene encoding 30S ribosomal protein S16 yields the protein MAVKIKLKRMGKIRTPQYRIVVADARTKRDGKAIEEIGKYHPKEEPSFIEVNSERVQHWLSVGAQPTGPVKTILKRTGDWQKFKGLTEPAPLKVAEPRDKEAEEAAFQAVLKELVLPENDTKGGESKGRGRKSSGASEKKADKAEKAEKAEKSDAAPATENTGESTTTEPEGEV from the coding sequence GTGGCTGTCAAAATCAAGCTGAAGCGTATGGGCAAGATCCGTACGCCGCAGTACCGCATTGTCGTCGCCGACGCCCGCACCAAGCGCGATGGCAAGGCCATCGAGGAGATCGGCAAGTACCACCCGAAGGAAGAGCCGAGCTTCATCGAGGTGAACTCCGAGCGGGTGCAGCACTGGCTGTCTGTGGGGGCACAGCCCACCGGCCCGGTCAAGACCATCCTCAAGCGCACCGGCGACTGGCAGAAGTTCAAGGGCCTGACCGAGCCGGCGCCGCTGAAGGTCGCCGAGCCGCGCGACAAGGAGGCCGAGGAGGCCGCCTTCCAGGCCGTGCTCAAGGAGCTCGTCCTGCCCGAGAACGACACCAAGGGCGGCGAGTCCAAGGGTCGCGGCCGGAAGTCCTCCGGGGCGTCCGAGAAGAAGGCCGACAAGGCTGAGAAGGCCGAGAAGGCGGAGAAGTCCGACGCCGCTCCGGCCACCGAGAACACCGGCGAATCGACGACCACGGAGCCCGAGGGCGAGGTCTGA
- a CDS encoding MerR family transcriptional regulator: MRIGELAKATGASTRALRHYKAAGLITSERAPNGYRVFDPSTAVRVRNIRHLLEVGLTLEDVQVFLPCLDGDITSAPPSEKNLRVALERLAVLDERIAAQTRVRDRLAAAIVERTGGRVRTVA, encoded by the coding sequence ATGCGGATCGGCGAACTGGCCAAGGCCACCGGCGCGAGCACGCGCGCGCTGCGGCACTACAAGGCGGCGGGACTCATCACGTCCGAGCGCGCGCCCAACGGCTACCGCGTCTTCGACCCCTCCACCGCCGTCCGGGTGCGCAACATCCGCCACCTGCTGGAGGTCGGCCTCACTCTGGAGGACGTCCAGGTCTTCCTCCCGTGCCTGGACGGCGACATCACCTCCGCGCCGCCCTCGGAGAAGAACCTGCGGGTGGCGTTGGAGCGGCTGGCCGTGCTCGACGAGCGGATCGCCGCCCAGACCCGCGTCCGCGACCGGCTGGCCGCCGCCATCGTGGAGCGGACCGGCGGCCGGGTGCGCACGGTGGCCTGA
- a CDS encoding RNA-binding protein, with the protein MLEEALEHLVRGIVVNSDDVQVRARRLRKGKVLEVRVHPDDLGKVIGRNGRTAKALRTVVGSLAGGRYVRVDLLDLNEVR; encoded by the coding sequence GTGCTGGAAGAGGCGCTTGAGCACCTGGTTCGAGGCATCGTCGTGAACTCCGACGATGTCCAGGTGAGAGCCCGCAGGCTCCGCAAGGGCAAGGTGCTCGAAGTCCGGGTCCATCCCGACGACCTCGGGAAGGTGATCGGCCGCAACGGCCGCACCGCCAAGGCGCTGCGGACGGTCGTCGGCTCGCTGGCCGGCGGCCGCTACGTCCGCGTCGACCTGCTGGACCTGAACGAAGTGCGCTGA
- a CDS encoding SDR family NAD(P)-dependent oxidoreductase, with product MDIETAAQRPTEQDRVVAVTGAGTGIGRAVARAFAAEGAHVLAIGRRREPLEETAAGSDRITPLPADITADDAPDEIARAARERHGRLDVLVNNAAIVRSGALGSFTRKDLAPVIETNLIAPFLLTQALLPLLEAAGGVVVNVSTAVGQRGWPGNSAYAASKGALDVLTRSWAVELAPRGVRVAAVAPGAIGGTPIGEHQGLTPEQQAEVREWQVSITPAGRIGRPEEVAWAVTRLADPAASFVTGAVLPVDGGAMVG from the coding sequence ATGGACATCGAAACCGCCGCTCAGCGGCCCACGGAGCAGGACCGAGTCGTCGCCGTCACCGGAGCCGGGACCGGGATCGGGCGGGCCGTCGCGCGGGCCTTCGCCGCCGAAGGCGCCCACGTGCTTGCCATCGGGCGCCGCCGGGAGCCCTTGGAGGAGACCGCCGCCGGCAGCGACCGCATCACGCCCCTTCCCGCCGACATCACCGCCGACGACGCCCCCGACGAGATCGCCCGGGCGGCCCGGGAGCGCCACGGACGCCTCGACGTGCTGGTCAACAACGCCGCGATCGTGCGCAGCGGCGCCCTGGGCTCCTTCACCCGCAAGGACCTGGCCCCGGTGATCGAGACCAACCTCATCGCGCCCTTCCTCCTCACCCAGGCGCTGCTGCCGCTGCTGGAGGCGGCGGGCGGGGTGGTCGTCAACGTCTCCACCGCCGTGGGCCAGCGCGGATGGCCCGGGAACTCCGCCTACGCGGCCAGCAAGGGCGCCCTGGACGTGCTCACCCGCAGCTGGGCGGTGGAACTCGCCCCGCGCGGCGTCCGCGTCGCCGCCGTCGCCCCCGGCGCGATCGGCGGCACGCCCATCGGGGAGCACCAGGGGCTCACCCCCGAGCAGCAGGCCGAGGTGCGCGAATGGCAGGTGTCCATCACCCCGGCGGGCCGGATCGGCCGCCCCGAGGAGGTGGCGTGGGCCGTCACCCGGCTCGCCGACCCGGCCGCGTCCTTCGTCACCGGCGCGGTACTGCCCGTGGACGGCGGCGCGATGGTGGGATAA
- the lepB gene encoding signal peptidase I has protein sequence MSAKRESAGERSEKSGSFWKELPILIVIALVLAFVIRTWIAQPYWIPSRSMEDTLLIGDRVIVNKLVFQVRDIERGDIVVFNGDGSWDEEEGALPVEEPTNPISRLFNWVGQQFGAAPTGREYIKRVIGLPGDTVACCDAQNRVTVNGVPLDEPYLYPGSQETHVEFGPVEVPEGRLWLMGDHRAISKDSRMHQNEPGGGTIAIDHVVGRASVIVWPFDRMDTLPTPDTFAELNEAGAEEQAGEGAAGEPAGAEAVEASAALPLVLGAAAAVPFHLTGRRVLRSLRRPDSAVVAAAVPPEEPDGRADTK, from the coding sequence ATGAGCGCCAAGAGGGAGAGTGCCGGCGAGAGGTCGGAGAAGTCGGGGTCGTTCTGGAAGGAACTCCCGATCCTGATCGTCATCGCCCTGGTGCTGGCGTTCGTGATCCGCACGTGGATCGCGCAGCCGTACTGGATCCCCTCGCGGTCGATGGAGGACACCCTGCTGATCGGTGACCGGGTCATCGTGAACAAGTTGGTGTTCCAGGTGCGCGACATCGAGCGCGGCGACATCGTGGTGTTCAACGGCGACGGCTCCTGGGACGAGGAAGAGGGCGCCCTGCCGGTCGAGGAGCCCACCAACCCGATCTCGCGGCTGTTCAACTGGGTGGGCCAGCAGTTCGGCGCCGCGCCCACCGGCCGCGAGTACATCAAGCGCGTGATCGGGCTTCCGGGCGACACCGTGGCCTGCTGCGACGCGCAGAACCGGGTCACGGTCAACGGCGTCCCCCTGGACGAGCCCTACCTGTACCCGGGCAGCCAGGAGACCCACGTGGAGTTCGGGCCGGTCGAGGTGCCCGAGGGCCGGCTGTGGCTGATGGGCGACCACCGCGCCATCTCCAAGGACTCCCGGATGCACCAGAACGAGCCGGGCGGCGGCACCATCGCCATCGACCACGTGGTGGGCCGGGCCTCGGTGATCGTGTGGCCGTTCGACCGCATGGACACGCTGCCCACGCCCGACACGTTCGCCGAACTGAACGAGGCCGGGGCCGAGGAGCAGGCCGGCGAGGGCGCGGCGGGTGAGCCCGCCGGCGCCGAGGCGGTGGAGGCGTCGGCGGCGCTGCCGCTGGTGCTGGGGGCGGCCGCGGCCGTGCCCTTCCACCTCACGGGCCGCCGCGTGCTGCGGTCGCTGCGCCGGCCGGACTCCGCGGTGGTGGCCGCGGCCGTCCCGCCGGAGGAGCCGGACGGGCGCGCCGACACAAAGTGA
- the rimM gene encoding ribosome maturation factor RimM (Essential for efficient processing of 16S rRNA), with amino-acid sequence MRLVVGRIGRAHGVRGDVAVDVRTDDPAARFAPGSRLATDPADAGPLTVSSARTHSGRLLVRFAGVSDRTAAEGLRGVTLWVDSADVPPVDDPDEFHDHELIGLRVRTTAGEEVGEVADVLHNAQDVLVVADPQGAEFLVPFIRDLVPEVDPAAGVLVVDPPPGLLDLGR; translated from the coding sequence ATGCGTCTCGTTGTCGGCCGGATCGGCCGCGCCCACGGCGTCCGCGGCGACGTCGCCGTCGATGTGCGCACCGACGACCCCGCCGCCCGCTTCGCGCCCGGCTCCCGGCTCGCCACCGACCCCGCCGACGCGGGGCCGCTGACCGTCTCCTCGGCCCGCACCCACTCGGGGCGGCTGCTGGTGCGCTTCGCCGGCGTCTCCGACCGCACGGCCGCCGAGGGGCTGCGCGGGGTGACCCTGTGGGTCGACTCCGCCGACGTGCCACCCGTGGACGACCCCGACGAGTTCCACGACCACGAGCTGATCGGCCTGCGGGTGCGCACCACCGCCGGCGAGGAGGTCGGCGAGGTGGCCGACGTCCTGCACAACGCCCAGGACGTGCTGGTGGTCGCCGACCCCCAGGGCGCCGAGTTCCTGGTGCCCTTCATCCGCGACCTCGTGCCCGAGGTCGACCCCGCGGCCGGGGTGCTGGTGGTCGATCCGCCGCCCGGACTGCTCGACCTGGGCCGCTGA
- a CDS encoding DUF2469 domain-containing protein, with protein MSSEDLEKYEAEMELQLYREYRDVVGLFSYVVETERRFYLTNHVDLQPRSTENGEMYFEVTMEDAWVWDMYRPARFVRNVRVVTFKDVNVEEITKSDLEVPAAGKPGSSS; from the coding sequence ATGAGTTCTGAGGACCTGGAGAAGTACGAGGCCGAGATGGAGCTGCAGCTCTATCGCGAGTACCGCGACGTCGTCGGCCTCTTCAGCTACGTGGTCGAGACCGAACGCCGGTTCTACCTGACCAACCACGTGGACCTTCAGCCGCGCAGCACCGAGAACGGCGAGATGTACTTCGAGGTCACGATGGAGGACGCCTGGGTGTGGGACATGTACCGCCCGGCGCGGTTCGTGCGGAACGTGCGCGTGGTGACCTTCAAGGACGTCAACGTCGAAGAGATCACCAAGTCCGACCTTGAGGTCCCCGCAGCGGGCAAGCCCGGCTCATCCTCCTGA